Sequence from the Denticeps clupeoides chromosome 20, fDenClu1.1, whole genome shotgun sequence genome:
tttttttttctcccccccctcctTCTTGCCACTTTTTAtattgagtgtgactccaaatccagacctctgtgttcacattcaactatgtaaagaacaaagtatttaatcaTTGAGCAGTGTAATATAAAAATTCTCATGGCAACAGCCAACCCACATAAATTGACTTCAATCATGTTCCTCCAATTTCATGCAAACTTTTGTTATTCCCATGCAGATACAGCTGACTAATTAGTAGAGAGGAAGTTCTCGCATGATTTGAAGCAACATATTTTAGTTCGCTTGGATTTTTCCATGTGTGAAAGGAAACCGAACCAAGAAGGAAATTATAGTGTTCCAAACTAACCAACTGATTTGGAACAAAGCAAATTAGCTAAGGTGTAAAAGCACCCTAATTGTAGATTAATTGATCATTTTGTTAAAAGTcgtacattttcatttttgttctccccCCCGCACATGTCTTACACTTCTAGTTACATATAAAGATTTAGATTTTAGCAACATCAGTAAGCAGTCACAGCTCATGCAGTCTTTGAAAAGCAGTAAATAAAGCAGAATGAAATCTAAACTGGTCAACACTCCTTGGATGCTTAGCTTAGCTTTTGGTTCTAACCTGCActttcccccctctttttaATAGTGCCCTGGTATGAAGGGTAAAGTGCAGAAAATCCTGACATGGCGATGGGGTGACCCACCTTCCCCAACCCCAGTGCCACGCCCTCTTGACCTCCCAACTGATAGCCCTGATCCTGCACCATTGGCGGGTCGTCCGGAGAGAGAATTTTTTGTCAAGTGGAGCAACATGTCCTACTGGCACTGCTCGTGGGTGTCTGAGCTGCAGGTAAACAAACAAGCATTTTTGTAAcaatgtgcatatgtgtttaCACTGGGTTGGTATTATTAATGTATCTCATCATGAAAAGTTTTAAAATACACTTTCACACCTTCGCTGCTGTAAAATGTGACTAGAGTCCTGATCCCCAAACACATGCCATCACATCTTTCCAAATCCTGTTGAACAGTGCCGAAAGGTTTTATATAGTTTTCTGATCATGTGTATAGATATCTGCTGATTAAACTGTTCTGGTTTTTGGGGATTAATTTTTCAAAGTGAattgagtgtcattgtgaaacactgcagcacagcacacggtgacaacaaaatgcttttaaccatcacccttggtgagcagtgcgcagccatgacaggcgcccggggagcagtgtggggaaggtgctttgctcagtggcaccttggcgcctCGGGATttgaattggcaaccttctgattacggggccacttcaaTATTGGTCTAGATTACATATTTGTAAGCAAATGACCAAATTCTCGTGACCATAATGAAGCATTTCAATAGtcaggtatttatttatttattttgagtttTAAGAGGTACTATAATCTCAATCTCTAACCCTAGCTGGAGCTCCATTGCCAAGTCATGTTCCGCAACTACCAGCGCAAGAATGACATGGATGAGCCGCCACCCGTGGACTTTGGTGTCGAAGGTGAAGAAGAGAAGAGTGAAAAGAGGAAGAACAAAGACCCCTACTATGCCAAGATGGAGGAAAAGTACTATCGCTTTGGCATCAAAATGGAGTGGATGATTATCCACCGAATCCTCAACCACAGGTGACCACACCCATTCTgcagagatatatatatatatatatatataacacacatacagagatgTATACAGTTTTCACatctatggcatttatcagtccgtagttacagagacagcccCCCTGCCttagggacacaacggtagtaggtgggatttgaaccggggtcttctggttcataggagagtgcattaatcactaggctactaccaccttgtcAGTGTCAGGGTTTTGGTAATGTCGTAGCATTCATTTATTGATCTGCAATTTCTCTGCTAACTTTCCTACGTTGAGCTTTAATGGAAAGTGTTATTATTGTTCTTTCTTTTACAATTTCTGTGTGGTTTGATCAGTATTGACAAAAAGAGCAACGTTCACTATCTGATTAAGTGGAGGGACCTGCCTTATGACCAGGCCACATGGGAGGCAGAAGACATGGATGTCCCAGAGTATGACACCTATAAGCTTCAGTACTGGAACCACAGGTATTAACTCATTCACACAAGCACACTTGCTGCAATGAGGAAAATACGCAAACACCCATACATACACTCAATCAAGCTTAACAGACGGAAACCGTAGAGTGTTTCTCTAATGgttctaaaaaaagaaaaacctacaGAACTGTCCTGTGATGTGTTAAGCCTCACAAGATCAACAGTATTTCGACATTTGTTATTGTGGACAGTATTGAAattctgtgtgtttcttttaGGGAGCTCATGATGGGTGATGATGGTCGGCCAGGGAAGAAGCTGAAGCTCAGAGGCAAAGTGCGGAAGCTGGAGAGGCCTCCAGAGAACCCAGTGGTCGATGTAAGTGTGCTGTGGTGCATGAGAGTTTGGGTTTAACGCCTTTGACCTTTTATCTCCTGTTTTAAATCCAGCTAAAACCTGGTTGCGGTGGCATCCTGAAAATGGAATGTGTGCACATATCTTGACTATCGTGTTGATTATGACTCACTGTGGCTGACGTATAGaatagagaattttttttttttttttaaaacaaggtCACTACAGTTTTACCACTATCTTCAGAAATGTGATGTTTGACTTTTGAATTCTTGCAGCCCACGATAAAGTTTGAACGTCAGCCAGAGTACTTGGACAGCACTGGGGGCACGTTGCACCCATACCAGCTGGAGGGGCTTAACTGGCTGCGCTTCTCCTGGGCTCAGGGCACAGACACCATCCTGGCTGATGAGATGGGTCTGGGAAAGACCGTACAGACTGCTGTATTTCTTTACTCGCTCTATAAAGAGGTTTGTTTAATTCCCCCAATCCGTTTAGCACAAGCAGTCAAGTACAAAGGGATACATCTCTGACTGCTTTCTTATATTCAATTATAAAATGcatggtttatttattaatttaatatttgtaatgtaTGGAATTATCATCTTAAAAACACTTGTTAAAGAGAAGTGTCCCTGTGTCTCATAACTTTAGATTCATTGCACTGAAGATGCACTTGTTAGAATGAATTGCAACAAGTGTTTTAAATGCATTCTAATGTTAAGCATAGTGACACAATCTCACGtataatctcatttatttatttatttttgtccacCCAAGGGACACTCCAAGGGTCCTTTCCTGGTGGGTGCTCCCCTCTCCACCATTATCAACTGGGAGAGAGAGTTTGAGATGTGGGCGCCTGACATGTATGTCGTCACCTATGTTGGTGACAAGGACAGCCGTGCGGTCATTCGAGAAAACGAGTTCTCCTTTGAGGACAATGCCATCCGTGGTGGCAAGAAAGCCTCCAGGATGAAAGTGAGTAAAACTACAAATCTGTGATCAAATAAATGTATGGTATAACACAGTAAAGATGGTTTAAGAAACAATTCTAGACATTTCATTCCTTTTGGTCTCTTCACCCCTTGCAGAAAGAAGCTTCAGTGAAGTTCCATGTGCTGCTGACCTCATATGAACTGATTACTATTGACATGGCCATTTTGGGCTCAATTGACTGGGCCTGTCTGGTGGTGGATGAAGCCCACAGGCTGAAGAACAATCAGTCGAAGGTGAGAACAATGAAGTTGTTTTGCAGGGCTGCTTCACTCTCTTCTCCTTTCAGCAGAAACAAAACCTCAGTCATGTGGTGGCTTATCTGTTGGCTAGAGGCCTTTGGCTTTGTGTGGTCACTGAGGGCTTGTTGAATATTTTGTTATACCATCAATGCTTAATTGGTCTCCTTCTGTTCTTCCTTCAGTTCTTCAGGGTGCTAAATAACTACTCCCTTCAACACAAGCTGCTGCTGACCGGTACACCTCTACAGAACAACCTGGAAGAGTTGTTTCATTTGCTTAACTTCCTCACGCCAGAGAGATTTAGGTATGTCTCCGAGTCCACCAATCACTTTGATCATGTTGCTTCGTAAGATTCTAGCTGAGCAAGTAACATGTAACGTTTCAGGGCCTATACTCATCTGTTGTCGATTTCTAACTACAATGGATATTTTGGTGGTGGGCCATTCTTCTCAAATtgtctgtgtttaaaaaaaataaataaataaaatgaactatTGTTCAGACAATGTAATAAAGTCTAAATGTTATTTGGGAAAAACAATTtgcttaacttttttttttctgttacatattttaaattgtGTCCACTAAATGACATGCAGTCGGTAGTTTTAATTTGAAGTGAGGTCTGTATGaaaggtgtgttttttgtttttttgtgcatgtgtgtttttatatagaTTTAAAAACTTGTCATTACACAAGTGATGTTAGATATTAACTCTCTTTTTCAGTAACCTGGAGGGTTTTCTGGAGGAGTTTGCTGACATTGCTAAAGAGGACCAGATCAAGAAACTGCACGACATGCTGGGACCGCACATGCTCAGGAGACTGAAGGCAGATGTGTTCAAGCACATGCCCTCCAAAACTGAGCTCATTGTTCGAGTGGAGCTTAGCCCTATGCAGAAGTGAGTGGGCTGGATGAAACCAGCCATCAAAAGCATACATATTTATTACTTCTAATGtaaggtgggggggggtcaagAAATTACAAGGTGCCAACTCGTTTTAATGAGTCTCATGTTGCTCCAGGAAATACTACAAGTTTATATTGACACGCAACTTTGAAGCCCTCAACACACGTGGAGGAGGCCACCAGGTGTCTCTGCTGAACGTGGTGATGGACCTGAAGAAATGCTGTAACCACCCCTACCTCTTCCCTACAGCTTCACTGGTATGATCCCATCTGCAGATGTCAGGAAGTCCATTGCGTTGTGCACTCTAAACGCTGTTCTCTTTAAAAACAGGAAGCCCCCAAGATGCCCAATGGGATGTATGATGGCACTGCCCTCACCAAATCATCAGGGAAGCTCCTGCTGTTGCAGAAGATGTTAAGGAAGCTAAAAGAAGGTGGACACAGGGTGCTCATCTTCTCCCAGGTATAGAAACGTCTAGACACCTTACGCTTTCAGGACCTAACATGGTTTACAGAATTAGAACCACCCCATGTAGCCCATGCTATCAAAATGACCCGTCCCCCAACATGTTCCAACCATAAACAGGACTACATTTTGCTGGGTTAATCACCTTTTGTTTTATATTGcgtattgaaagtgaagtgatttgtaaTTCGTCGTGCACACAACAAGATGTGTctatttaacccattacccttactgagcagtgggcacccttACAATCAGCTGATTTACTCAGATTCAGGGTTTTTGGCCAGATTACAGCGTGCATTCTACTTTTCATGAGTTTTGCTTTAGTCTCTTCCTGCGCCATTAAAAGCATGGATTTTGATTTTCTGTCTTTCAGATGACCAAAATGTTGGACCTGCTGGAAGACTTCCTTGAGAATGAGGGCTATAAGTACGAGCGCATTGATGGGGGAATCACTGGAGGAATGAGGCAGGAAGCCATTGATCGCTTTAATGGTAAGAGCCTCGCCACTTCGCAAACATTTAGCCTCTCTGCACGGCTAACTGGCTTTGGTTTCCTTCATTAGCCGTGACTCCCTGCTGGATTGCACGCTGCATGACTGCTTTCTAGCAGGAGTATACGAACGTACTTCCGTTTCCCTAATTAAGGTGTTTTCTCTGCTTGTTTTCTTAGCGCCGGGTGCTCTTCAGTTCGTTTTCCTGCTGTCCACCAGGGCTGGAGGTCTGGGTATTAACCTGGCCACAGCCGACACTGTCATTATTTACGATTCAGACTGGAACCCCCACAATGACATTCAGGTATGTCATATTTGTTTAACAGAATGCCTAGTTTTAGTCATTCCTGGTTTAAAACTTGACCTGATTATTTCTCTCTCTGCACAGGCTTTCAGCAGAGCTCATCGTATCGGACAAAACAGGAAAGTCATGATCTACCGTTTTGTCACCAAGGCCTCTGTCGAGGAGCGCATCACTCAGGTAAGGATTAGAGATGTTGACATGGCTGTGTGGGGTTTTGGAAGGGCCAATACAGCTGGAAAATGAAAGCCCACACTTAAACACGCTTCCTTTGTTTCAGGTTGCAAAGAAGAAGATGATGCTGACCCATTTGGTGGTGCGTCCAGGTCTGGGCTCTAAAACTGGGTCGATGTCCAAGCAGGAACTGGATGACATCTTGAAGTTTGGTACCGAGGAGCTCTTTAAAGATGAAGGAGAAGGTGAGTAGCCAAAATGCTAGTAATCAAAAGCAACAATGTCATCATGCTACTTTCAGTTCTGGGGTATCTTTCCTCCAGTCACTTGTTTCAGGGGCTTTTTATGAAACTTTCAAACTAATTAGTATATAAGTCTAATGCAATACTCTAAAGACAACCTTTCATGGGAAGCGTACCAGCATATtgattttaatgcaaatttaatCATGCATGCTTATTATAACGCATTACTTCTAAAGTGGTGTTCTTATAAGATTTTATTACCTAACCAATGTTCTTTGTAGATCAACTTGTACATTATAATGTATGGGTATATTTTTTGTACTTCCGGTGCATCCTATTAGGAGAAAACAAAGATGAGGACAGCAGCGTGATCCACTATGACGACAAAGCCATAGACCGGCTCCTGGACCGCAACCAGGATGCCACAGATGACACCGAGCTGCAGAGCATGAACGAGTACCTCAGCTCATTCAAGGTTGCCCAATATGTAGTGAAGGATGAAGATGAAGCGGTGAGTCGGGCCCTCATGAATTTAGGGTCAGGTGTGATTAAAAGGAGGGCGGGGTAAAGCGATTCGTCTGTCTGCCTTGGTAGGAGGAGGAGGTGCAGCGTGAGATTATTAAGCAGGAGGAGAGTGTGGACCCAGACTACTGGGAGAAACTCCTGCGCCATCACTATGAGCAGCAGCAAGAGGACCTTGCACGCAACCTGGGCAAGGGCAAACGCATCCGCAAGCAGGTCAACTACAATGATGGGTCCCAAGAGGACAGAggtaataaacatttattactcCTAATTACCAAAGCTATGACTATGTTTTCGTTTCATTAGATTGTTGGTCTCCATAAGGTATCTTCAGAATATTTCCTATCTTTGCAGACTGGCAGGATGACCAATCTGACAACCAATCAGATTATTCTGTGGCCTCTGAGGAGGGAGATGAAGACTTCGATGAACGGACAGAAGGTACGAAACCTTGATTTTGGTTTTTGGAGAGAAAATTGACACAGCACTTAATCAActtgtgctttttttcagtgaacTCTCGCAGACCCAACAGGAAGGGACTCCGAAATGACAAAGACAAGCCACTGCCCCCCCTGCTGGCCAGAGTGGGAGGCAACATTGAGgtcagactgaaaaaaaaaaagtggtggaCAAATCCATTTTATGTAGAAATGGTTCTAACTGTGATTTTTATGCTCCTAGGTTCTGGGTTTCAATGCACGTCAAAGGAAGGCCTTCCTGAATGCAGTGATGCGTTATGGAATGCCACCCCAAGATGCTTTCACCACTCAGTGGCTGGTCCGGGACCTTCGGGGGAAATCTGAGAAGGAGTTCAAGTGAGTTGCATCATAAACTGTTCCAGCTATTTCAGTGGTTTGAGGCTCAGGTTTTGaccttaattttttattaaattttttttcaaagggCATATGTTTCGCTGTTCATGAGGCATTTGTGCGAGCCTGGAGCTGATGGGGCTGAAACGTTTGCTGATGGTGTTCCTCGTGAAGGGTTGTCTCGGCAACACGTTCTCACCCGCATTGGTGTTATGTCCCTCATCCGTAAGAAGGTAAAGATTAAACCGTTACTAGGGCTGTatgatatggcataaaattcattaattacatttatcagatgcctggatgcctggagcaacttagggttaagtgtcttgctcagggacacaatggtagtaagcaggatttgaacctggttcttctggttcataggcgagtgtgctacccactaggctactaccacccccttgCGATATATATTTAACTGTAGACTGTAACCGTTTTTGAAAGGGAAacatgtccatagcaaaggcacagATAAATGATCTGTGCCTTTTACAGATAAATGTTTAAGGAAGATAAATGATCATACAGCATGATCACACTCATAAGGCcggtgaaataccaggtatttgtatgatgtgagtggTGATATAACATTTTTAGGATTTTTCTCTATTCAGCTGTAGTTTACAGGAAACCAAACTGACCAgggtcatttacatttgtgcgCTGCACTTTGccatgatatttaaggccttaatttatAAAAATCTAATGTAAGGCTTTTTAAGGATCCAAAGAAACCTTGCCAAATGCTCTGTGTTCTCGCCCAGTTTCCAAAACCAATGCCTTGTGCTACAAGTAGGTGGGGTTTCGCACAGGTGAtgtaactttgtcattttctcaaGGAGTGGATATTTCTGCAGTAggccggtataatcaaaatctctctcATTGGAGAGATTTTGTGCTCACCCAGTACTACTTTGCACTGTGACCCcaaataataaaactgaattaaaacTACAAAATTTAGAAACCAATTGCTCCACATTCCACTGTTCAGGTCCAGGAATTTGAGCATGTGAATGGCCAGTGGTCCATGCCCTGGATGATCGAGTTGGAGGAGAACAAGAAGGCAGCAGCTGCAGGTTCTGCTTCTCATCCAGACTCCCCAGGAAAGACCCCCTCAACTGGGACACCCGCTGACACGCAGCCAAACACTCCTGCCCCAGGTAAGCTTGCTATAATTGTGGAATCGGCAACAGAAATATTGAACCCTGCTTTCGTGTACTTGAGATGTGACCTTGAGgcgtgaaactttttttttattttatagatgATTCCTCTAAATCTGAGGAAGCCAGCAAAGACACTGACAAAGAGAAAGAGCTGAAGGAGGGAGAGGTCGTGAAGCAGAGCAAAGAAATCAACAAGACTGAGGACTCCGAAGTATGTTCTCTTACCATCACATGTTGTGATCTTGCAAGAGTAGGTCTCCAATGTGATGTTTTTCTTCAGGTTATAGCCAttcctgatgatgatgagaagTCACCGTCAGAGCCCAAAGAGAAGATCAACTCCAACACAGAGACCGATAAAGTAGGAGGcacagaagaggagaagaaggatgTAGAGAAGGGCGAGGACTCTGGTGAAGCAGGCAAGGCTTCAGCCGAAATAAAGCCAGAATCGTCTGAGGCTAAAGGGGAAGATTCAGAGGCTAAAGGTGAACGCTTGCCCAAGTACAGCAGATGCAGGGTGGttggaaatttttattttaatttatttccaaCCAGAGGACTGAAAttgttttatcattattttaattgcattattaattaACTATGCTTGCATAACTAACACTGCACTTCAGTTTGTTTTTAAAACCCAACATGCTGTGAATTTGCTTCATTGTTTCAGATACAAACACAAGTCTCCTAGCTATAGGTCATTTCTTTTAAGCAAACTTTCTATTTGATATAATTTTCTCATCCTTCTGTGTTGTATATGTTTTCCAATGAAACTAAACGTTCAGTAGAATTAAAAATTCTTTCTATGATTTGCAGAGGACAAAAAAGAAGACAAGGTTGAGAAGATGGACACGAGTCCTCCAGAGGATAAGAAAGGTATCAGTTTAATCCACTTCCTATTTTATAAACAACTTTAGGATGCTGCATTTACAAAAGTTAATATCCTGGTGAGTGTACGATTACTGACCTTGTTTCTTCATGTTTCAGACCTGAAGGATGAGAAGGAAGGGGCAAAGACAGTAGAGCCGGCCAAGTTGCAAAATGGAGAGAGCACAAAAGATGGCGCAGCTGCAGGGGCcagtgaggagaagaagaaagctAAGACCCGCTTCATGTTCAACATCGCTGACGGAGGTTTTACAGGTGAGGTGGTCAAAATGTTGCAGTTGGAAGCAACCTACtttcccctccctccttccatACTCCAAccattttctctcttctcttcagaGCTTCACTCTTTGTGGCAGAACGAGGAGCGTGCcgccacagtcaccaagaaaaccaatGAAATATGGCATCGTCGCCATGACTACTGGTTATTGGCTGGCATCATACAGTATCCTCTCACCTTTGTTACAACGTGCAGCAAGAGGTGTTCTGCTTGTCAATTTCAGTAGTTTTGACCCTTAATTCAGATGCTCTGTAGACACGGCTACGCTCGCTGGCAGGATATTCAGAATGACGTGAAGTTTGCTATTCTAAACGAGCCTTTCAAAGGTGAGATGAACCGTGGCAACTTCCTGGAGATCAAAAACAAGTTCTTGGCCAGGAGATTTAAGGTGCGtaatttaaaaacaatatatcTCTTTAAGAATGTCATGGGCTTTTTACTAGAGAAATATTGT
This genomic interval carries:
- the chd4a gene encoding chromodomain-helicase-DNA-binding protein 4a, whose amino-acid sequence is MNYTRGLGEPRRSRPKCVSAAPRGGRDAHAAMSGSEDDRDDFGVAEDRSMLQDEDDLEEEISETEAPKVKKKKKAKKSRESKGSKRQRLRREDLPISSPEPLERADVDELDDDGGGGIRSDSDGSDYTPGRKKKKRAAIAKDKKRNSSTTERGASSASKRKEPEEEDDDDDDDSQEPKTSSQLLDDWGMEDIDHIFSEEDYRSLTNYKAFSQFVRPLIAAKNPKIAVSKMMMVLGAKWREFSTNNPLRGSATATAALAAANVAAAVESMVTTGSDGPGSMLAPAPPAEPQPPPAPPLRKAKTKEGKGPNARRKSKPTPKPQDKKNAKTKKVAPLKIKLGGFNSKRKRSSSEEDEVESDFDDGSMNSVSVSDGSNSRSSRSKKKPKSTKKKKKVDEDGDGYETDHQDYCEVCQQGGEIILCDTCPRAYHMVCLDPDMEKAPEGTWSCPHCEKEGIQWEAREEASDGEEDNDVDRGEAAEEDDHHMEFCRVCKDGGELLCCDSCPSSYHIHCLNPPLPEIPNGEWICPRCTCPGMKGKVQKILTWRWGDPPSPTPVPRPLDLPTDSPDPAPLAGRPEREFFVKWSNMSYWHCSWVSELQLELHCQVMFRNYQRKNDMDEPPPVDFGVEGEEEKSEKRKNKDPYYAKMEEKYYRFGIKMEWMIIHRILNHSIDKKSNVHYLIKWRDLPYDQATWEAEDMDVPEYDTYKLQYWNHRELMMGDDGRPGKKLKLRGKVRKLERPPENPVVDPTIKFERQPEYLDSTGGTLHPYQLEGLNWLRFSWAQGTDTILADEMGLGKTVQTAVFLYSLYKEGHSKGPFLVGAPLSTIINWEREFEMWAPDMYVVTYVGDKDSRAVIRENEFSFEDNAIRGGKKASRMKKEASVKFHVLLTSYELITIDMAILGSIDWACLVVDEAHRLKNNQSKFFRVLNNYSLQHKLLLTGTPLQNNLEELFHLLNFLTPERFSNLEGFLEEFADIAKEDQIKKLHDMLGPHMLRRLKADVFKHMPSKTELIVRVELSPMQKKYYKFILTRNFEALNTRGGGHQVSLLNVVMDLKKCCNHPYLFPTASLEAPKMPNGMYDGTALTKSSGKLLLLQKMLRKLKEGGHRVLIFSQMTKMLDLLEDFLENEGYKYERIDGGITGGMRQEAIDRFNAPGALQFVFLLSTRAGGLGINLATADTVIIYDSDWNPHNDIQAFSRAHRIGQNRKVMIYRFVTKASVEERITQVAKKKMMLTHLVVRPGLGSKTGSMSKQELDDILKFGTEELFKDEGEGENKDEDSSVIHYDDKAIDRLLDRNQDATDDTELQSMNEYLSSFKVAQYVVKDEDEAEEEVQREIIKQEESVDPDYWEKLLRHHYEQQQEDLARNLGKGKRIRKQVNYNDGSQEDRDWQDDQSDNQSDYSVASEEGDEDFDERTEVNSRRPNRKGLRNDKDKPLPPLLARVGGNIEVLGFNARQRKAFLNAVMRYGMPPQDAFTTQWLVRDLRGKSEKEFKAYVSLFMRHLCEPGADGAETFADGVPREGLSRQHVLTRIGVMSLIRKKVQEFEHVNGQWSMPWMIELEENKKAAAAGSASHPDSPGKTPSTGTPADTQPNTPAPDDSSKSEEASKDTDKEKELKEGEVVKQSKEINKTEDSEVIAIPDDDEKSPSEPKEKINSNTETDKVGGTEEEKKDVEKGEDSGEAGKASAEIKPESSEAKGEDSEAKEDKKEDKVEKMDTSPPEDKKDLKDEKEGAKTVEPAKLQNGESTKDGAAAGASEEKKKAKTRFMFNIADGGFTELHSLWQNEERAATVTKKTNEIWHRRHDYWLLAGIIQHGYARWQDIQNDVKFAILNEPFKGEMNRGNFLEIKNKFLARRFKLLEQALVIEEQLRRAAYLNMSEDPSHPSMALNTRFSEVECLAESHQHLSKESMSGNKPANAVLHKVLKQLEELLSDMKADVTRLPATIARIPPVAVRLQMSERNILSRLASRGPDTQSQQVQKTI